The region GTGCCGCACTCGGAGGATTACGGCGGCGGCGCGGACGGGgagcggagccgccgccgccaccgccgccgtaTAAAAGCGCgtccgcgcccgccccgcccgggctgcggtggcggcggcggctccgctcCAGGTGCGGCGGCTCCCGGCAAGGTCCCGCTCGCGGCGGCGCCGCTCGGTCGGTCCGTCCGTCCCTCGGTCCCGGCGTCGCGTCGCGTCTGTCCCGTCCCATCGCATCCCCGTCCCCCGGGTCCCCGCTCCCCGCTCCTCACGGCCGCTTCCTTCGCGCTCCTCCCCGGGCTGGCGGGTCCCCCCGGTCCCTCCGCTCCTTGTCCCGGTCCGGGTCTCTCGGTGCCGCCGGTCGCTCCCGGGGCTTCCGGCTTCGTCCTGCCTCCGCCGGTGCCCGGCCCCCGGTGATAGCGTTGCCCCTCGGGTCTCCTCCAGCCCCACACCCGGCAGCAACATGTGGCTGCTGGAGCGGCTGCGCGGGGTGGCGGAGAACGGCGGGTCCCGGGGCGCGGGGACGGACGAGTCCTCCCGGGGATCCCGCTACAGCAACGTCCTCACCCCCGACAAGATCCCCGACTTCTTCATCCCGCCCAAGCTGAGCGCGGCACCCGCCGAGGCCGAGGGCTCCGAGGTGCCCGCAGGGGCCGCTCTGGGCGCCTCAGTGTCGGAACAGGACCTGGCCAAGCGCAAAGCCCCGCGCAGCCCCCGCCCGTCCAGCCGCTCCCGGTCCCGCACCGGCGGGCGGCACATCATCCAGATCGAGACCGCCGAGGACTGGACCGAGGGCGGCACCAACGTGGACCCGCAGGCACAGACGGCCATGTCGCTGCCCTACGTGCCCAAGGCTCAGACCTCCTACGGCTTCGCCACGCTGATGGAGAGCCCGCACACCCGGCGCAAAGAGTCCCTGTTCCACAGCGagcacagcagcctgtgccCCTCGCCCGTCACCTCGCCCGGCGCCCAGCGCAAAGCCAAGCTCAACGGCGACAGCGGCCGCCGGACACCGGCGGATCTCGGCGCCGCCCTGATGCACCCGGGCCGGTATTTCAGCGGCGGAGAGAGCGACACGTGCTCCTCGGCAGAGTCCTCACCCTTCGGCTCCCCGCTGCTCTCCCGCTCCGTGTCCCTGCTGAAGCTCttcagccaggagagccagtcCAAGGTGATCAAGCTGAAGCACTCGGTGGCCCGCAACAGCTCGCTGAGCACCGACGACAGCTCTGCCGACACCAGCCCCAGCGCCCAGCGCCGCGCCAGGAGCGCCCCGGCCGGGACGCAGCCTCCGACGGCCgtgctgcccctggagctgcccgcgggccgggaccgggaccgggagcACAGCCTGAGGCTGAGCCGGGGCGGGAGCCTGCGCCTGGCCGCCGAGTACGACCCCTCCAACGCCCGGCTGCGAGTGCGCCTCGTCTCCGCCGAGGACCTCTACGATGCCCTGGTCGACCTGCGCAGCATCAACTGCTGCGTCTCGCTGTGCCTCAACCCCGGCAAGCTGCAGAAGCAGCGCAGCACCATCGTCAAGAACAGCCGCAACCCCGTCTTCAACGAGGACTTCTTCTTCGATGGGCTGGGCCCCGGGCACGCCAGGAAGATGTCCCTGAAGCTCAAGGTGGTCAACAAGGGCAGCAGCCTTAAGCGGGACACGCTGCTgggggagaaggagctgccgctcACCGccctcctgtcctgcctgtAGGTacctgctgccagccccggAGGGAGCCCTCCTGCCTGTGGGGCCGGCTCTgtcccccagccccgctgcaGGAGGGTTTGGAAGGGCCCCCCGAGGGTTTGGAAGGGCCGGGGTCGTGGCAGAGTGTGGGGGTCCCCAGGAACggggctctgccagctccagccggcagccacagcctctctgcccctgctccctccctggtCCTGCCCCGGAGCTGCATCTCCTGGAGCCcagcagaaagtggggagcctcCAGCCCATTCCCCACCAccagggaggatggaagcacctGTTGGACTcttccctccctgtgcctgtggtctccagctgccaccaagcaggtTGGAGGTGGGTGAATCTCTGTAGCACACTTAGGGCCACCTCTCAAAGCCCCAGCACCTGTAGTCAGGTGACAGCTTTAATTTAAAAGACAAGTTTCTGGTCTTGGAAACTGCAAAGAAAATACTGCAGAGGTGACCTGAGAGtgggccaagggcagccagccTGGGGGATGAGTCAGGTCTGTGGCTTTTGAGCCTTTCCTGGACTCGGTCCAGCCCTGTGAGGCTGCAAGGTTGGCTTGGTCTGAcccctgcagcctcctgggctgccctccctgcccaccccagcactgtccccacagctg is a window of Agelaius phoeniceus isolate bAgePho1 chromosome 29, bAgePho1.hap1, whole genome shotgun sequence DNA encoding:
- the C2CD4C gene encoding C2 calcium-dependent domain-containing protein 4C, whose protein sequence is MWLLERLRGVAENGGSRGAGTDESSRGSRYSNVLTPDKIPDFFIPPKLSAAPAEAEGSEVPAGAALGASVSEQDLAKRKAPRSPRPSSRSRSRTGGRHIIQIETAEDWTEGGTNVDPQAQTAMSLPYVPKAQTSYGFATLMESPHTRRKESLFHSEHSSLCPSPVTSPGAQRKAKLNGDSGRRTPADLGAALMHPGRYFSGGESDTCSSAESSPFGSPLLSRSVSLLKLFSQESQSKVIKLKHSVARNSSLSTDDSSADTSPSAQRRARSAPAGTQPPTAVLPLELPAGRDRDREHSLRLSRGGSLRLAAEYDPSNARLRVRLVSAEDLYDALVDLRSINCCVSLCLNPGKLQKQRSTIVKNSRNPVFNEDFFFDGLGPGHARKMSLKLKVVNKGSSLKRDTLLGEKELPLTALLSCL